A region from the Pseudobacteroides sp. genome encodes:
- a CDS encoding phosphate ABC transporter substrate-binding/OmpA family protein: protein MNISKKCLNTMCNKYEDASKRNFKPCSDCAYLFKPGIRGLLSDTRKIGVPVLLISILIITGFAISKAFWGNHTIEASSSSVSNEINSPIEDTDPKLPSNSENKPETVLRIHGSNTIGTNLMPKLVEGYLEKKGAIEIKTKEGANPQEKKVEFKWSNQDDKANTVEIYSHGSSTAFKDFELAACDIGMTSRKINQLELSKLKAIGLGDLSTLKSEFIIALDGISVIVNKNNPINHLSVEQISDIFSGKITNWSQVGGKDSKIKVFSRDENSGTYEIFKNLILSDKALLSEAVRIESAEGLSNEVLKDINSIGFTSFSYTGDTKPLSISQGTAAPVFPNTFNIATEEYYLSKRIYLYCPEKIQNPYATELINYITDDEGQNIIKNCGFATIDIQVDENFRPFTKPTFKSQEAEQKYNQIVSNAQGRLSINFLFKNGSSELDNKSTKDLEKVINFLFRNKYINSKILLVGYSDNKGDYNMNIKLSNQRALRVKEKILSQFKVLDGRVDILGMGPEMPITSNNTSGGMDRNRRVEVYIMKNAN from the coding sequence ATGAATATTTCAAAAAAGTGCCTTAATACCATGTGCAATAAATATGAAGATGCAAGCAAGAGAAATTTTAAACCATGCTCTGATTGTGCTTATCTATTTAAACCCGGTATAAGAGGCTTATTAAGCGATACCAGAAAAATCGGTGTTCCCGTTTTGTTAATTTCAATTCTTATTATCACTGGCTTTGCAATTAGTAAGGCTTTTTGGGGAAACCATACTATTGAAGCTTCAAGTTCCTCAGTATCAAATGAAATCAATAGTCCCATAGAAGACACAGACCCAAAATTACCCAGTAATTCAGAAAATAAACCCGAAACAGTATTAAGAATTCATGGCTCAAATACTATAGGCACAAATTTGATGCCAAAACTGGTAGAAGGTTATCTTGAAAAAAAGGGAGCTATAGAAATAAAAACAAAAGAAGGAGCAAACCCACAAGAAAAAAAGGTAGAATTCAAGTGGTCAAATCAGGATGATAAAGCGAATACTGTTGAAATCTATTCACATGGGTCAAGCACCGCATTTAAGGACTTTGAATTAGCAGCATGCGATATTGGTATGACATCCCGGAAAATAAACCAACTGGAACTTAGTAAGCTTAAGGCTATTGGTCTTGGTGATCTCTCTACTCTTAAATCAGAATTTATAATTGCACTAGATGGCATCTCGGTAATAGTAAACAAGAATAATCCTATAAACCACTTATCTGTTGAACAAATTTCAGATATATTTAGCGGAAAAATTACCAATTGGTCACAAGTTGGTGGGAAAGATAGTAAAATCAAAGTTTTTTCAAGGGATGAAAATTCGGGAACTTATGAAATATTTAAAAATCTCATACTTAGTGATAAAGCTCTTTTAAGTGAAGCGGTACGGATAGAGAGTGCTGAGGGCTTGTCCAATGAGGTATTAAAGGACATAAATTCCATAGGGTTCACCAGTTTTTCATATACTGGAGACACTAAACCTCTTTCAATATCACAAGGTACTGCAGCCCCTGTATTTCCAAATACCTTTAACATAGCTACAGAAGAATATTACCTGAGTAAAAGAATATATTTATACTGTCCTGAAAAAATCCAAAACCCCTATGCAACTGAGCTTATAAATTACATTACAGATGATGAGGGGCAGAATATAATAAAAAATTGCGGCTTTGCTACAATAGATATTCAAGTTGATGAAAATTTCAGACCATTTACCAAACCAACTTTTAAAAGCCAGGAAGCAGAGCAAAAGTACAATCAGATTGTTTCCAATGCCCAAGGAAGACTTTCCATCAACTTTTTATTTAAAAACGGCAGTTCTGAGCTAGATAATAAATCCACAAAGGATTTGGAAAAGGTTATAAACTTCTTATTTAGAAATAAATATATTAATTCTAAGATTTTATTAGTCGGATATTCGGATAATAAAGGTGATTACAATATGAATATCAAGCTGTCCAATCAAAGAGCCCTGCGTGTAAAAGAAAAAATTCTAAGCCAATTCAAAGTTCTTGACGGCAGAGTAGATATTTTAGGTATGGGGCCAGAAATGCCCATTACATCAAACAACACAAGCGGAGGTATGGACAGAAATAGAAGGGTTGAGGTTTATATTATGAAAAATGCAAATTAG
- the infC gene encoding translation initiation factor IF-3, protein MNDEIRDREVRLIDTDGAMLGIVTSMDAQKLAISKNLDLVKIVPNAIPPVCKIMDYGKCMYEKTKKEKEARKNQKVLTVKEVRVSAKIEEHDFDFKAKSAYKFLQDGYKVKVSIRFRGREMRFTVAGKEVLEKFADAVMDVGTVEKHPMLEGKSMVMLLNPKK, encoded by the coding sequence ATGAATGATGAGATAAGGGACAGAGAGGTTCGACTTATTGATACTGACGGGGCTATGCTAGGAATTGTAACATCTATGGATGCACAAAAACTGGCAATTTCAAAGAACCTTGATCTCGTGAAAATTGTACCGAATGCAATACCACCTGTATGTAAGATTATGGACTATGGTAAATGTATGTATGAAAAGACTAAGAAGGAAAAGGAAGCCAGAAAAAATCAAAAGGTGCTTACGGTTAAGGAAGTAAGAGTGTCTGCTAAAATTGAAGAACATGACTTTGACTTTAAAGCAAAAAGTGCATATAAGTTTTTGCAGGACGGATATAAAGTAAAAGTCAGTATAAGATTTCGAGGCAGAGAAATGCGTTTTACAGTAGCCGGCAAAGAAGTGCTGGAAAAATTCGCAGATGCGGTTATGGATGTTGGGACCGTAGAAAAGCATCCGATGCTTGAAGGAAAAAGTATGGTAATGTTATTGAATCCGAAAAAATAA
- a CDS encoding DEAD/DEAH box helicase, with product MSFEELNLISPIREALKKEGYTTPTEIQRQAIPPLLEGKDLLGCAQTGTGKTAAFAIPILQNLCKEQRDRKGSKNIKALILTPTRELALQVGESFTAYGRNLGLRNGVIFGGVSQKHQTDILMKGIDILIATPGRLLDLMNQKYIDLSHIKYFVLDEADRMLDMGLVADVKRIISHLPGVRQTMLFSATMPKEISKLVDSILTDPVRVAVTPISSTVDIIEQSVFFVGKKHKKHLLLHLLKDKSIASALVFSRTRYGADKIVKDLIKAGIKVQAIHGSKSQAARQQALNNFKAKKTRVLVATDIAARGIDVDELSHVINFDLPNMPETYVHRIGRTGRAGLGGVALSFCDEDEKPYLKDIQKLIAKIIPVVEGHPYPLNRMDVEEKKGTTKNTTKNTTKNTMNNTHNAKDNRSSKTI from the coding sequence ATGTCATTTGAAGAATTAAATCTTATTTCGCCAATTCGAGAGGCGTTAAAGAAAGAGGGGTATACAACACCAACTGAAATACAGAGGCAAGCGATTCCGCCGCTGCTTGAAGGAAAGGACTTGCTGGGATGTGCTCAGACAGGTACCGGAAAGACTGCAGCATTTGCAATTCCCATTTTGCAAAACCTTTGTAAAGAGCAGAGAGACAGAAAAGGTTCCAAAAACATAAAGGCCTTAATATTAACTCCAACACGCGAGTTAGCCCTTCAGGTTGGAGAAAGTTTTACTGCCTATGGGCGAAATTTAGGTCTTAGAAATGGAGTTATATTTGGCGGAGTGTCGCAAAAACATCAGACAGACATATTAATGAAGGGAATAGATATATTAATCGCAACCCCAGGAAGATTGCTTGACCTAATGAACCAGAAGTATATAGACCTAAGTCATATCAAATATTTTGTGCTTGATGAAGCAGATCGAATGCTGGATATGGGGCTTGTAGCCGACGTAAAAAGAATCATATCGCATTTGCCTGGTGTAAGGCAGACAATGCTATTCTCTGCAACTATGCCTAAGGAGATTTCAAAGTTGGTGGATTCAATTTTGACGGATCCTGTTAGAGTAGCAGTTACTCCTATATCATCTACAGTGGATATTATTGAACAGTCAGTGTTTTTTGTTGGGAAAAAGCATAAGAAACATCTGCTTTTACACCTGTTAAAGGATAAGTCTATTGCTTCCGCATTGGTGTTTTCGCGAACCAGGTACGGGGCAGACAAGATAGTAAAAGATCTTATCAAAGCAGGGATTAAGGTGCAAGCTATTCATGGAAGCAAATCCCAGGCAGCACGGCAGCAAGCATTAAACAATTTCAAGGCTAAAAAGACTAGGGTACTGGTAGCAACAGATATAGCTGCAAGAGGTATTGATGTGGATGAATTGTCCCATGTAATTAATTTTGATTTGCCCAATATGCCGGAGACGTATGTCCATAGAATAGGTCGTACAGGGAGAGCAGGATTGGGCGGAGTAGCACTTTCATTTTGTGACGAAGATGAAAAGCCATATCTTAAAGATATTCAAAAACTGATAGCCAAGATTATACCTGTGGTTGAAGGTCATCCCTATCCTTTAAATCGGATGGACGTTGAGGAGAAAAAGGGCACTACAAAGAATACAACAAAGAATACAACAAAAAATACAATGAATAATACCCATAATGCAAAAGATAATAGATCTTCAAAAACAATATAA